A single genomic interval of Musa acuminata AAA Group cultivar baxijiao chromosome BXJ3-4, Cavendish_Baxijiao_AAA, whole genome shotgun sequence harbors:
- the LOC103977327 gene encoding ACT domain-containing protein ACR8 encodes MELADEYQKLVNRMMNTPRVVIDNAVCATATVVRVNSARKHGMLLEAVQVLTDLGLTIQKGYISSDGRWFMDVFHVVDGRGHKLLDPTLLSRIERSLGGEAWSSSSAEDGSNNHDDGDDGGLAGLTALELTGTDRPGLLSEVFAVLRDLECDVVEAKVWTHNGRIASLIFVKDHDSGSLIADAHRVHRIEGRLRNVLSGDHDVRGAKTTVASPTMTHSDRRLHQLMFADRDYERVSSNEASSSSSKLLISVQNWTERGYSVVSVQCRDRPKLLFDVVCTLTDMEYVVFHGTFGTDADRAYQEFYIRHMDGSPISSEAERQRVIQCLQAAVERRASEGMRLELSMPDRKGLLADVTRTFRENGLSVTRAEITTKSGEAKNEFCVADTNGQPPDRRAIHAVIEWIGKDHLKLNEQRMVWSFQDPSPEEAAGVFSLGNLVMRNLYYLGLIKSCS; translated from the exons ATGGAATTGGCGGATGAGTACCAGAAGCTCGTTAACAGAATGATGAACACTCCCAG GGTGGTGATCGACAATGCAGTGTGCGCGACGGCGACGGTGGTGAGGGTCAACAGCGCCCGGAAGCACGGCATGCTGCTGGAGGCCGTGCAGGTGCTCACCGACCTCGGCCTCACCATCCAGAAGGGCTATATCTCCTCCGACGGCCGCTGGTTCATGGATGTCTTCCACGTCGTCGACGGCCGCGGCCACAAGCTCCTGGACCCCACCCTCCTTTCTCGCATCGAGCGATCCCTCGGCGGCGAAGCGTGGTCATCCTCCTCCGCTGAGGACGGCTCCAACAACCACGACGACGGTGATGACGGCGGCCTGGCGGGTCTCACGGCGCTGGAGCTCACCGGCACCGACCGCCCGGGCCTCCTCTCCGAGGTCTTCGCCGTGCTCCGGGACCTGGAGTGCGACGTGGTAGAGGCCAAGGTGTGGACCCACAACGGCCGCATCGCCTCCCTCATCTTCGTCAAGGACCACGACTCGGGCTCCCTCATCGCGGATGCGCACCGCGTCCATCGCATCGAGGGCCGCCTCCGAAACGTCCTTAGCGGTGATCACGACGTCCGCGGGGCCAAGACCACCGTGGCCTCCCCCACCATGACCCACTCCGACCGCCGCCTCCACCAGCTCATGTTCGCGGACCGTGATTACGAGCGTGTCTCCTCTAACGAGGCCTCTTCGTCGTCGTCGAAGTTGTTGATCTCTGTTCAGAATTGGACCGAACGCGGGTACTCCGTGGTCAGCGTGCAGTGCCGCGACCGCCCGAAGCTCCTATTCGACGTCGTGTGCACGCTTACCGACATGGAGTACGTCGTCTTCCATGGCACCTTTGGTACTGACGCCGACCGCGCCTATCAG GAATTCTACATACGGCATATGGATGGAAGTCCGATCAGTTCGGAGGCAGAGCGGCAGCGAGTGATCCAATGCTTGCAAGCTGCAGTCGAGCGCAGGGCATCTGAG GGAATGAGGCTGGAGCTGAGCATGCCGGACCGGAAGGGCTTGCTGGCGGACGTGACCCGGACGTTCCGCGAGAACGGCCTCTCAGTGACGAGGGCGGAGATCACGACCAAGTCCGGGGAGGCCAAGAACGAGTTCTGCGTCGCTGACACGAACGGCCAGCCGCCGGACCGCCGCGCGATTCATGCCGTCATCGAATGGATCGGAAAGGACCACCTCAAGTTGAACGAGCAACGCATGGTTTGGTCCTTCCAGGACCCGTCGCCGGAGGAGGCGGCCGGCGTCTTCAGCCTGGGGAACCTGGTGATGAGGAATCTATACTACCTAGGCCTCATCAAATCCTGTTCCTAG